The following coding sequences lie in one Thermotoga sp. genomic window:
- a CDS encoding DUF190 domain-containing protein has product MEKRIGGKPLFEFLVKRAYELGMRGVTVYKGIMGFGHKRRMHRSDFFSLSPDLPIALEIVDDKEGINTFLGELDGTNFDGLV; this is encoded by the coding sequence TTGGAGAAAAGAATAGGGGGGAAACCTCTCTTTGAGTTCCTCGTGAAACGCGCTTACGAACTGGGAATGAGGGGCGTCACCGTTTACAAAGGAATAATGGGTTTTGGTCATAAAAGACGCATGCACAGAAGCGATTTCTTCAGCCTTTCACCCGATCTTCCCATCGCCTTGGAGATAGTCGATGACAAGGAAGGGATAAACACGTTTCTAGGCGAGCTCGATGGTACAAACTTCGATGGTCTCGTCT
- a CDS encoding thiamine pyrophosphate-dependent enzyme, which produces MPVNIKQLAQEFDKKEIGITQGHRLCPGCGAPITVKFVMMVAKHLGYEPVVGLATGCLEVSTTIYPYTAWSVPYIHNAFENVAATMSGVETAYRALKNKGKIPEDKKYAFIAFGGDGGTYDIGLQSLSGMVERGHKVLYVLYDNEGYMNTGNQRSGSTPRGSDTTTAPVGKKIAGKVQLKKNIVEIVAAHENVYAATAVLSDPMDFFAKVEKALSFDGPAFIAVLSPCVRFWRVTEDKTVEISKLAVETKYWPLYEVERGVYRVTRKPRQFKPIEEFLKAQGRFRKMLSRPDAREFIDEFQEYVDRRWERLLVLEEATKDKPIR; this is translated from the coding sequence ATGCCCGTTAACATAAAACAGCTGGCCCAGGAGTTTGACAAAAAGGAAATTGGTATCACACAGGGACACAGACTTTGTCCTGGATGTGGGGCTCCCATCACGGTGAAGTTTGTGATGATGGTGGCAAAACATCTTGGATACGAACCAGTCGTTGGACTTGCAACAGGTTGTTTGGAGGTTTCCACCACCATATACCCGTACACTGCCTGGAGTGTTCCTTACATTCACAACGCCTTTGAGAACGTAGCAGCAACGATGAGCGGTGTGGAGACGGCTTATAGGGCTCTGAAAAACAAAGGAAAGATTCCTGAGGATAAAAAATACGCCTTCATAGCGTTCGGAGGAGACGGTGGGACGTACGATATTGGACTTCAGTCACTCTCTGGAATGGTCGAAAGAGGTCACAAGGTGCTCTACGTTCTTTACGACAACGAAGGTTACATGAACACAGGAAACCAGAGATCTGGATCCACACCACGAGGTTCTGACACTACAACAGCTCCTGTTGGAAAGAAGATCGCCGGAAAAGTTCAGCTGAAGAAGAACATCGTTGAAATCGTTGCAGCCCACGAGAATGTTTATGCTGCAACCGCTGTTCTGTCTGATCCTATGGATTTCTTCGCCAAGGTGGAAAAGGCTCTGAGCTTCGATGGCCCAGCGTTTATTGCTGTCCTCTCACCGTGTGTTAGATTCTGGAGGGTAACGGAGGACAAAACGGTTGAGATCTCAAAGCTCGCTGTGGAGACGAAATACTGGCCATTGTACGAAGTGGAAAGGGGAGTCTACAGAGTCACCAGAAAGCCGAGACAGTTCAAACCCATTGAAGAATTCTTGAAGGCGCAGGGAAGATTCAGGAAAATGCTCTCAAGACCTGATGCAAGAGAGTTTATAGACGAATTTCAAGAGTACGTTGACAGAAGATGGGAAAGGCTCCTCGTACTGGAGGAAGCCACAAAGGACAAACCCATCAGATAA